ATAGATTATCGTCTTCGAACACTTAAACAGGCCAAGTTGTATCATTTCCCATTAGATGATCAGGCCGACCAAGAGTTGCAAAATCGCTTTATGAGTTTGATCACCGATGCTTCACATATAGTAGAAGGTGGAGTGGTTGAAATTGAAGGTCGTGAAATTCCTCTTTTACGAAGTTGTGAGGACATGGCGTGGTTTGATATTAAAGCGCTTTGTGATGGGCCTCGTAGTCAAGTGGACTATATCGAAATTGCTCGTTTGTATACCACTGTGATTATTTCAAATTTGCCTCAAATGGACGCATCTCGTGATGATTTGGCGCGTCGTTTCATCAACTTGGTAGATGAATTTTATGATCGTCATGTTAAAGTTATTTTCTCCGCTGAAGTCGCTATTCCAGATATTTATCAAGGAACACGTTTGAAATTTGAATATGACCGAACGATCAGTCGTCTTTTGGAAATGCAATCAGAAGAATATTTGTCGCTAGAGCATCGTCCTTAAGGATGAAATGCAAAGTGCTTTTAAAAAGATATTTAATGCTGTATACTTCGCTCGCCTTTTTAAAGGTAAATGTACGTTTATTGTTCAGTTTCTTATTGTTTAATAAGAGTAAGCAATAAACCAATAATAATAGGTATAGCGTGTTAATCACGCGTATTGATAGGGTTTTTTGATGAAAACTTTTACTGCTAAACCTGCTGAAGTACGCCGCGACTGGTTCGTGGTTGATGCTGAAGGCAAAACTCTAGGTCGTTTGGCTACCGAAATCGCTCGCCGTTTACGTGGTAAGCATAAAGCTGAATACACTCCTCATGTTGACACTGGTGATTACATCGTTGTTATCAATGCTGAGAAAGTTCATGTTACAGGTAACAAGGCCGCAGCGAAACAATACTACCGCCACACTGGTTACCCAGGCGGCTTGCGTTCTATGAATTTCGAGAAGTTGATTGATCACGCTCCAGAGCGCGTTCTTGAAATCGCCGTTAAAGGTATGTTGCCGAAAGGTCCTTTGGGCCGTGCAATGCACAAGAAAATGAAAGTATACGCTGGTGCAGAGCATCCACATGCTGCTCAACAGCCTCAAGAACTTAACATTTAATACGGAAGATCATTATGTCAGCTACTCAATACTACGGTACAGGTCGTCGCAAAACGTCTACCGCTCGTGTGTTCCTAAAAGCCGGTTCTGGTAACCTAGTTATCAACAACCGTTCTCTAGACCAATACTTTGGTCGTGAAACTGCTCGCATGGTTGTTCGTCAGCCTCTTGAGCTTGTTGAAGCGACTGAAAAGTTTGATGTTTACATCACTGTTAAAGGTGGTGGTATTTCTGGTCAAGCTGGTGCGATCCGTCATGGTATCACTCGTGCGCTAATGCAATACGATGAAGCCCTACGTCGTCCTCTACGTTCAGCTGGTTACGTTACTCGTGACTCTCGTGAAGTTGAGCGTAAGAAAGTTGGTCTTCGTAAAGCGCGTCGTCGTCCTCAGTTCTCAAAACGTTAATAATCGTTTTAGAATCTGTATTAAAACGCTTGGTAATTACGCCAAGCGTTTTTTTTGTTTTAAATATGCTCTCGCAGCAATCTTGTAACAAAATGATTTTTCAAAGAAAAAACATTTAAAAGATGATAGAATGGAGCATATTTTTAGTGGTGGTGTCAGCTAAGTGTCTGCCATCACACTGATTTGATTATTTGTCCTCTTTTTTAGAGGGTTTTGAAGTCTTTAAGTAAGGGGTTAGA
The window above is part of the Marinomonas sp. THO17 genome. Proteins encoded here:
- the rplM gene encoding 50S ribosomal protein L13 yields the protein MKTFTAKPAEVRRDWFVVDAEGKTLGRLATEIARRLRGKHKAEYTPHVDTGDYIVVINAEKVHVTGNKAAAKQYYRHTGYPGGLRSMNFEKLIDHAPERVLEIAVKGMLPKGPLGRAMHKKMKVYAGAEHPHAAQQPQELNI
- the rpsI gene encoding 30S ribosomal protein S9 is translated as MSATQYYGTGRRKTSTARVFLKAGSGNLVINNRSLDQYFGRETARMVVRQPLELVEATEKFDVYITVKGGGISGQAGAIRHGITRALMQYDEALRRPLRSAGYVTRDSREVERKKVGLRKARRRPQFSKR